A region of Paralichthys olivaceus isolate ysfri-2021 chromosome 24, ASM2471397v2, whole genome shotgun sequence DNA encodes the following proteins:
- the atp11a gene encoding phospholipid-transporting ATPase IH isoform X3, translating to MGMDLSTLRTLISRYCVGEENWVDNRTIYIGQKEPPPGTEAFIQQRFPDNRIVSSKYTFWNFVPKNMFEQFRRVANFYFLIIFLVQLIIDTPTSPITSGLPLFFVITVTAIKQGYEDWLRHKADNAVNQCPVHVVQHGKVVRKQSRKLRVGDVVSVKENESFPCDLILLASSRDDGTCFVTTASLDGESSHKTYYAVQDTKAYNTEKEVDSIHATIECEQPQPDLYKFVGRINIYMENEPVARPLGSENLLLRGATLKNTEYIYAVAIYTGMETKMALNYQSKSQKRSAVEKSMNAYLVVYLCILISKALINTALKYVWQADPNRDEPWYNERTDTERQRHIVIRAFTDFLAFMVLFNYIIPVSMYVTVEMQKFLGSYFIMWDDEMFDEELGERAVVNTSDLNEELGQVEYVFTDKTGTLTENNMEFIECCVDGHVYVPHAICNGQVMPGAVGMDMIDTSPGPGAREHEELFFRALCLCHTVQVKEEETVDGIKHGIHQGKSTSFYISSSPDEVALVEGMKRLGFTYLRLKDSHMEILNREDEIERFELLEVLTFDSVRRRMSVIVRAGTGELYLFCKGADSSIFPRVVSGKVDQVRARVERNAVEGLRTLCVAYRPLSPEQYQELCHLLNGAKLALQDRDKRLAEAYDMIEKDLILLGATAVEDRLQEQAADTIESLHKAGMKVWVLTGDKMETAAATCYASKLFHRNTQILELTTKRTEEQSLHDVLFDLRRTVLMQHGGMTRDTFSGLSGDCTDFGLIIDGATLSAVMRPSQEDSNSGNYKEIFLEICRNCSAVLCCRMAPLQKAQIVKMIKTSEEHPITLAIGDGANDVSMILEAHVGIGIMGKEGRQAVRNSDYAIPKFKHLKKMLLVHGHYYYIRISELVQYFFYKNVCFIFPQFLYQFFCGFSQQPLYDTAYLTLYNISFTSLPILLYSLIEQHINIEILKKDPSLYRDIAKNSLLRWPIFIYWTILGVYDAIVMFFGAYFLFDNTTFTSNGQLMTTNTQMMFGNWTFGTLVFTVLVFTVTFKLALDTHYWTWINHFVIWGSLTFFVVFSLLWGGIIWPFLNYQRMYYVFMQMLSSGPAWLSIILLITASLLPDVVKKVIWRALWPTTTERIQNADKLYKGHLSEFTPLASLHAPPKAGGHRRGSGQQRSAAHPRRTNWCCLCANLLSRNTP from the exons TGTGTTGGTGAGGAGAACTGGGTGGACAACAGGACCATCTACATCGGACAAAAGGAGCCTCCTCCTGGCACTGAGGCCTTCATACAGCAAAGATTCCCAGACAACAGAATAGTCTCATCCAAG TACACATTTTGGAACTTTGTACCAAAGAATATGTTCGAGCAGTTCAGGAGAGTGGCCAACTTCTACTTTCTCATCATATTTCTGGTCCAG TTGATCATCGACACACCCACCAGTCCCATCACCAGTGGGCTGCCACTCTTCTTTGTGATCACAGTCACGGCCATTAAACAG ggttATGAGGACTGGTTGAGACACAAAGCAGACAACGCTGTCAACCAGTGTCCTGTCCACGTGGTGCAGCATGGGAAAGTGGTCCGCAAACAAAGTCGCAAGCTCagg GTTGGAGATGTCGTCtcagtgaaagaaaatgaatcttTTCCTTGTGACCTTATACTTCTCGCCTCGTCTCGAGATGACGGGACCTGCTTTGTTACAACAGCTAGTCTGGATGGGGAGAGCAGCCAcaag ACATACTATGCAGTTCAGGACACCAAAGCTTACAACACAGAAAAGGAGGTGGACTCCATTCACGCCACAATAGAATGTGAACAACCACAGCCAGACCTGTACAA ATTTGTGGGACGTATCAACATCTACATGGAGAACGAGCCAGTGGCCAG GCCTTTAGGATCAGAGAACCTGCTGCTCAGAGGGGCCACACTCAAGAACACAGAGTACATCTATG CGGTTGCCATCTACACTGGCATGGAAACCAAGATGGCTCTCAACTACCAGTCCAAGTCTCAGAAGCGCTCTGCAGTAGAAAA GTCAATGAATGCCTACCTGGTGGTCTACCTGTGCATTCTCATCAGCAAGGCCCTCATCAACACCGCCCTGAAGTACGTGTGGCAGGCCGATCCCAACAGAGACGAGCCGTGGTACAACGAGAGGACggacacagagaggcagaggcacATC GTGATCAGGGCGTTCACAGACTTCCTGGCTTTCATGGTTCTCTTCAACTACATCATCCCTGTTTCCATGTACGTCACCGTGGAGATGCAGAAGTTCCTGGGTTCCTATTTCATCATGTGGGACGACGAGATGTTTGATGAGGAGCTGGGGGAGCGAGCGGTGGTCAACACGTCAGACCTGAACGAGGAGCTGGGACAG GTGGAGTATGTGTTTACCGACAAGACTGGGACTCTGACAGAGAACAACATGGAGTTCATTGAGTGCTGTGTGGACGGACACGTTTATGTGCCTCATGCCATCTGTAATGGACAG GTGATGCCTGGTGCTGTTGGTATGGACATGATCGACACATCGCCAGGTCCCGGAGCCAGG GAGCATGAGGAGCTGTTTTTCCGGGCGCTGTGTTTGTGCCACACGGtgcaggtgaaggaggaggagacagtggATGGGATCAAGCATGGAATCCACCAGGGCAAGTCCACCTCCTTCTACATCTCCTCATCACCAGATGAGGTGGCGCTGGTGGAGGGAATGAAGAG GCTCGGTTTCACCTATCTGAGACTCAAAGACAGTCACATGGAGATCTTGAACAGGGAGGATGAGATTGAGAG GTTCGAGCTGCTGGAGGTTTTAACATTTGACTCAGTCAGACGGAGGATGAGCGTCATTGTCAGAGCTGGCACTG GTGAGCTCTATCTGTTCTGCAAAGGTGCGGACTCCTCCATCTTCCCTCGGGTTGTCTCAGGCAAGGTGGATCAGGTTAGAGCTCGGGTGGAGCGCAACGCAGTG GAGGGTCTGCGGACGCTTTGTGTTGCCTATAGGCCTTTGAGCCCTGAACAGTACCAGGAGCTTTGCCACTTGCTGAACGGGGCCAAGTTGGCGCTACAGGACCGTGACAAACGACTGGCTGAGGCCTATGACATGATAGAGAAAGACCTGATACTCCTGGGAGCCACCGCTGTGGAGGACAG GCTCCAGGAACAAGCAGCGGACACCATCGAGTCTCTCCACAAGGCCGGCATGAAGGTGTGGGTGCTGACAGGCGATAAGATGGAGACGGCGGCTGCAACCTGCTACGCAAGCAAGCTCTTCCATCGCAACACCCAGATCCTGGAGCTGACCACCAAGcgcacagaggagcagagcctGCATGACGTCCTGTTTGACCTGAGGAGGACGGTCCTGATGCAGCACGGAGGCATGACCAGGGACACTTTCTCTGG TTTATCAGGTGACTGTACTGACTTTGGTCTGATCATTGACGGGGCCACCCTCTCTGCGGTGATGAGGCCCAGCCAGGAGGACTCAAACTCAGGGAACTACAAAGAGATCTTCCTAGAAATTTGCCGCAACTGCAGCGCTGTGCTCTGCTGTCGAATGGCGCCGCTCCAGAAAGCACAG atcGTGAAGATGATCAAAACCTCTGAAGAGCATCCGATCACACTGGCGATTGGAGATGGAGCGAATGATGTCAGCATGATCCTGGAAGCCCATGTTGGCATTG GTATTATGGGTAAAGAAGGTCGTCAGGCTGTGAGGAATAGTGACTACGCCATTCCGAAGTTCAAACACCTCAAGAAGATGCTGCTTGTCCACGGACACTATTACTACATACGCATCTCCGAACTAGTGCAATACTTCTTCTACAAG AATGTCTGCTTCATCTTCCCCCAGTTCCTTTACCAGTTCTTCTGTGGCTTCTCACAACAg CCGCTGTATGATACAGCCTACTTGACTCTGTACAACATCAGCTTCACCTCGCTGCCCATTCTGCTCTACAGTCTCATAGAGCAGCACATTAACATAGAAATCCTGAAGAAGGACCCATCGCTGTATAG AGATATTGCTAAGAACTCTTTGCTGCGATGGCCCATCTTCATATATTGGACCATCCTGGGTGTATATGACGCCATAGTGATGTTCTTTGGTGCTTACTTTCTGTTTGACAACACCACCTTCACAAGCAACGGACAG CTAATGACAACCAACACACAGATG ATGTTTGGAAACTGGACATTTGGCACGCTGGTCTTCACTGTACTCGTCTTCACTGTCACATTCAAG ttggCTCTAGATACTCATTACTGGACCTGGATCAACCACTTTGTCATCTGGGGCTCGCTGACCTTCTTCGTGgtcttctctctgctgtgggGAGGAATCATCTG gcccTTCCTCAACTACCAGAGGATGTACTATGTGTTCATGCAGATGCTGTCCAGTGGTCCGGCCTGGCTCAGTATCATCCTGCTGATAACAGCCAGTCTGTTGCCAGATGTGGTTAAGAAGGTGATCTGGAGGGCGCTGTGGCCCACCACTACTGAACGCATACAG AATGCTGATAAACTCTATAAGGGCCACCTGTCAGAGTTCACCCCCCTGGCGTCTCTCCACGCCCCACCCAAGGCTGGCGGCCACCGTCGAGGCTCGGGACAACAAAGGAGCGCTGCGCACCCTCGAAG GACTAACTGGTGTTGCCTGTGTGCAAACTTATTATCCCGAAACACTCCGTAG
- the atp11a gene encoding phospholipid-transporting ATPase IH isoform X1, producing the protein MGMDLSTLRTLISRYCVGEENWVDNRTIYIGQKEPPPGTEAFIQQRFPDNRIVSSKYTFWNFVPKNMFEQFRRVANFYFLIIFLVQLIIDTPTSPITSGLPLFFVITVTAIKQGYEDWLRHKADNAVNQCPVHVVQHGKVVRKQSRKLRVGDVVSVKENESFPCDLILLASSRDDGTCFVTTASLDGESSHKTYYAVQDTKAYNTEKEVDSIHATIECEQPQPDLYKFVGRINIYMENEPVARPLGSENLLLRGATLKNTEYIYAVAIYTGMETKMALNYQSKSQKRSAVEKSMNAYLVVYLCILISKALINTALKYVWQADPNRDEPWYNERTDTERQRHIVIRAFTDFLAFMVLFNYIIPVSMYVTVEMQKFLGSYFIMWDDEMFDEELGERAVVNTSDLNEELGQVEYVFTDKTGTLTENNMEFIECCVDGHVYVPHAICNGQVMPGAVGMDMIDTSPGPGAREHEELFFRALCLCHTVQVKEEETVDGIKHGIHQGKSTSFYISSSPDEVALVEGMKRLGFTYLRLKDSHMEILNREDEIERFELLEVLTFDSVRRRMSVIVRAGTGELYLFCKGADSSIFPRVVSGKVDQVRARVERNAVEGLRTLCVAYRPLSPEQYQELCHLLNGAKLALQDRDKRLAEAYDMIEKDLILLGATAVEDRLQEQAADTIESLHKAGMKVWVLTGDKMETAAATCYASKLFHRNTQILELTTKRTEEQSLHDVLFDLRRTVLMQHGGMTRDTFSGLSGDCTDFGLIIDGATLSAVMRPSQEDSNSGNYKEIFLEICRNCSAVLCCRMAPLQKAQIVKMIKTSEEHPITLAIGDGANDVSMILEAHVGIGIMGKEGRQAVRNSDYAIPKFKHLKKMLLVHGHYYYIRISELVQYFFYKNVCFIFPQFLYQFFCGFSQQPLYDTAYLTLYNISFTSLPILLYSLIEQHINIEILKKDPSLYRDIAKNSLLRWPIFIYWTILGVYDAIVMFFGAYFLFDNTTFTSNGQLMTTNTQMMFGNWTFGTLVFTVLVFTVTFKLALDTHYWTWINHFVIWGSLTFFVVFSLLWGGIIWPFLNYQRMYYVFMQMLSSGPAWLSIILLITASLLPDVVKKVIWRALWPTTTERIQNADKLYKGHLSEFTPLASLHAPPKAGGHRRGSGQQRSAAHPRRSEAFNKKVMFTRWQRKPDYSTFTPLLRFTDGSRHMIQGHGYGEAGPETSV; encoded by the exons TGTGTTGGTGAGGAGAACTGGGTGGACAACAGGACCATCTACATCGGACAAAAGGAGCCTCCTCCTGGCACTGAGGCCTTCATACAGCAAAGATTCCCAGACAACAGAATAGTCTCATCCAAG TACACATTTTGGAACTTTGTACCAAAGAATATGTTCGAGCAGTTCAGGAGAGTGGCCAACTTCTACTTTCTCATCATATTTCTGGTCCAG TTGATCATCGACACACCCACCAGTCCCATCACCAGTGGGCTGCCACTCTTCTTTGTGATCACAGTCACGGCCATTAAACAG ggttATGAGGACTGGTTGAGACACAAAGCAGACAACGCTGTCAACCAGTGTCCTGTCCACGTGGTGCAGCATGGGAAAGTGGTCCGCAAACAAAGTCGCAAGCTCagg GTTGGAGATGTCGTCtcagtgaaagaaaatgaatcttTTCCTTGTGACCTTATACTTCTCGCCTCGTCTCGAGATGACGGGACCTGCTTTGTTACAACAGCTAGTCTGGATGGGGAGAGCAGCCAcaag ACATACTATGCAGTTCAGGACACCAAAGCTTACAACACAGAAAAGGAGGTGGACTCCATTCACGCCACAATAGAATGTGAACAACCACAGCCAGACCTGTACAA ATTTGTGGGACGTATCAACATCTACATGGAGAACGAGCCAGTGGCCAG GCCTTTAGGATCAGAGAACCTGCTGCTCAGAGGGGCCACACTCAAGAACACAGAGTACATCTATG CGGTTGCCATCTACACTGGCATGGAAACCAAGATGGCTCTCAACTACCAGTCCAAGTCTCAGAAGCGCTCTGCAGTAGAAAA GTCAATGAATGCCTACCTGGTGGTCTACCTGTGCATTCTCATCAGCAAGGCCCTCATCAACACCGCCCTGAAGTACGTGTGGCAGGCCGATCCCAACAGAGACGAGCCGTGGTACAACGAGAGGACggacacagagaggcagaggcacATC GTGATCAGGGCGTTCACAGACTTCCTGGCTTTCATGGTTCTCTTCAACTACATCATCCCTGTTTCCATGTACGTCACCGTGGAGATGCAGAAGTTCCTGGGTTCCTATTTCATCATGTGGGACGACGAGATGTTTGATGAGGAGCTGGGGGAGCGAGCGGTGGTCAACACGTCAGACCTGAACGAGGAGCTGGGACAG GTGGAGTATGTGTTTACCGACAAGACTGGGACTCTGACAGAGAACAACATGGAGTTCATTGAGTGCTGTGTGGACGGACACGTTTATGTGCCTCATGCCATCTGTAATGGACAG GTGATGCCTGGTGCTGTTGGTATGGACATGATCGACACATCGCCAGGTCCCGGAGCCAGG GAGCATGAGGAGCTGTTTTTCCGGGCGCTGTGTTTGTGCCACACGGtgcaggtgaaggaggaggagacagtggATGGGATCAAGCATGGAATCCACCAGGGCAAGTCCACCTCCTTCTACATCTCCTCATCACCAGATGAGGTGGCGCTGGTGGAGGGAATGAAGAG GCTCGGTTTCACCTATCTGAGACTCAAAGACAGTCACATGGAGATCTTGAACAGGGAGGATGAGATTGAGAG GTTCGAGCTGCTGGAGGTTTTAACATTTGACTCAGTCAGACGGAGGATGAGCGTCATTGTCAGAGCTGGCACTG GTGAGCTCTATCTGTTCTGCAAAGGTGCGGACTCCTCCATCTTCCCTCGGGTTGTCTCAGGCAAGGTGGATCAGGTTAGAGCTCGGGTGGAGCGCAACGCAGTG GAGGGTCTGCGGACGCTTTGTGTTGCCTATAGGCCTTTGAGCCCTGAACAGTACCAGGAGCTTTGCCACTTGCTGAACGGGGCCAAGTTGGCGCTACAGGACCGTGACAAACGACTGGCTGAGGCCTATGACATGATAGAGAAAGACCTGATACTCCTGGGAGCCACCGCTGTGGAGGACAG GCTCCAGGAACAAGCAGCGGACACCATCGAGTCTCTCCACAAGGCCGGCATGAAGGTGTGGGTGCTGACAGGCGATAAGATGGAGACGGCGGCTGCAACCTGCTACGCAAGCAAGCTCTTCCATCGCAACACCCAGATCCTGGAGCTGACCACCAAGcgcacagaggagcagagcctGCATGACGTCCTGTTTGACCTGAGGAGGACGGTCCTGATGCAGCACGGAGGCATGACCAGGGACACTTTCTCTGG TTTATCAGGTGACTGTACTGACTTTGGTCTGATCATTGACGGGGCCACCCTCTCTGCGGTGATGAGGCCCAGCCAGGAGGACTCAAACTCAGGGAACTACAAAGAGATCTTCCTAGAAATTTGCCGCAACTGCAGCGCTGTGCTCTGCTGTCGAATGGCGCCGCTCCAGAAAGCACAG atcGTGAAGATGATCAAAACCTCTGAAGAGCATCCGATCACACTGGCGATTGGAGATGGAGCGAATGATGTCAGCATGATCCTGGAAGCCCATGTTGGCATTG GTATTATGGGTAAAGAAGGTCGTCAGGCTGTGAGGAATAGTGACTACGCCATTCCGAAGTTCAAACACCTCAAGAAGATGCTGCTTGTCCACGGACACTATTACTACATACGCATCTCCGAACTAGTGCAATACTTCTTCTACAAG AATGTCTGCTTCATCTTCCCCCAGTTCCTTTACCAGTTCTTCTGTGGCTTCTCACAACAg CCGCTGTATGATACAGCCTACTTGACTCTGTACAACATCAGCTTCACCTCGCTGCCCATTCTGCTCTACAGTCTCATAGAGCAGCACATTAACATAGAAATCCTGAAGAAGGACCCATCGCTGTATAG AGATATTGCTAAGAACTCTTTGCTGCGATGGCCCATCTTCATATATTGGACCATCCTGGGTGTATATGACGCCATAGTGATGTTCTTTGGTGCTTACTTTCTGTTTGACAACACCACCTTCACAAGCAACGGACAG CTAATGACAACCAACACACAGATG ATGTTTGGAAACTGGACATTTGGCACGCTGGTCTTCACTGTACTCGTCTTCACTGTCACATTCAAG ttggCTCTAGATACTCATTACTGGACCTGGATCAACCACTTTGTCATCTGGGGCTCGCTGACCTTCTTCGTGgtcttctctctgctgtgggGAGGAATCATCTG gcccTTCCTCAACTACCAGAGGATGTACTATGTGTTCATGCAGATGCTGTCCAGTGGTCCGGCCTGGCTCAGTATCATCCTGCTGATAACAGCCAGTCTGTTGCCAGATGTGGTTAAGAAGGTGATCTGGAGGGCGCTGTGGCCCACCACTACTGAACGCATACAG AATGCTGATAAACTCTATAAGGGCCACCTGTCAGAGTTCACCCCCCTGGCGTCTCTCCACGCCCCACCCAAGGCTGGCGGCCACCGTCGAGGCTCGGGACAACAAAGGAGCGCTGCGCACCCTCGAAGGTCTGAAGCCTTTAACAAGAAAGTCATGTTCACACGCTGGCAAAGAAAGCCAGACTATAGCACCTTCACCCCACTCCTCCGATTCACAGACGGCTCCCGCCACATGATTCAGGGACATGGCTACGGCGAGGCGGGGCCTGAGACCTCAGTCTAA
- the atp11a gene encoding phospholipid-transporting ATPase IH isoform X2, with translation MGMDLSTLRTLISRYCVGEENWVDNRTIYIGQKEPPPGTEAFIQQRFPDNRIVSSKYTFWNFVPKNMFEQFRRVANFYFLIIFLVQLIIDTPTSPITSGLPLFFVITVTAIKQGYEDWLRHKADNAVNQCPVHVVQHGKVVRKQSRKLRVGDVVSVKENESFPCDLILLASSRDDGTCFVTTASLDGESSHKTYYAVQDTKAYNTEKEVDSIHATIECEQPQPDLYKFVGRINIYMENEPVARPLGSENLLLRGATLKNTEYIYAVAIYTGMETKMALNYQSKSQKRSAVEKSMNAYLVVYLCILISKALINTALKYVWQADPNRDEPWYNERTDTERQRHIVIRAFTDFLAFMVLFNYIIPVSMYVTVEMQKFLGSYFIMWDDEMFDEELGERAVVNTSDLNEELGQVEYVFTDKTGTLTENNMEFIECCVDGHVYVPHAICNGQVMPGAVGMDMIDTSPGPGAREHEELFFRALCLCHTVQVKEEETVDGIKHGIHQGKSTSFYISSSPDEVALVEGMKRLGFTYLRLKDSHMEILNREDEIERFELLEVLTFDSVRRRMSVIVRAGTGELYLFCKGADSSIFPRVVSGKVDQVRARVERNAVEGLRTLCVAYRPLSPEQYQELCHLLNGAKLALQDRDKRLAEAYDMIEKDLILLGATAVEDRLQEQAADTIESLHKAGMKVWVLTGDKMETAAATCYASKLFHRNTQILELTTKRTEEQSLHDVLFDLRRTVLMQHGGMTRDTFSGLSGDCTDFGLIIDGATLSAVMRPSQEDSNSGNYKEIFLEICRNCSAVLCCRMAPLQKAQIVKMIKTSEEHPITLAIGDGANDVSMILEAHVGIGIMGKEGRQAVRNSDYAIPKFKHLKKMLLVHGHYYYIRISELVQYFFYKNVCFIFPQFLYQFFCGFSQQPLYDTAYLTLYNISFTSLPILLYSLIEQHINIEILKKDPSLYRDIAKNSLLRWPIFIYWTILGVYDAIVMFFGAYFLFDNTTFTSNGQMFGNWTFGTLVFTVLVFTVTFKLALDTHYWTWINHFVIWGSLTFFVVFSLLWGGIIWPFLNYQRMYYVFMQMLSSGPAWLSIILLITASLLPDVVKKVIWRALWPTTTERIQNADKLYKGHLSEFTPLASLHAPPKAGGHRRGSGQQRSAAHPRRSEAFNKKVMFTRWQRKPDYSTFTPLLRFTDGSRHMIQGHGYGEAGPETSV, from the exons TGTGTTGGTGAGGAGAACTGGGTGGACAACAGGACCATCTACATCGGACAAAAGGAGCCTCCTCCTGGCACTGAGGCCTTCATACAGCAAAGATTCCCAGACAACAGAATAGTCTCATCCAAG TACACATTTTGGAACTTTGTACCAAAGAATATGTTCGAGCAGTTCAGGAGAGTGGCCAACTTCTACTTTCTCATCATATTTCTGGTCCAG TTGATCATCGACACACCCACCAGTCCCATCACCAGTGGGCTGCCACTCTTCTTTGTGATCACAGTCACGGCCATTAAACAG ggttATGAGGACTGGTTGAGACACAAAGCAGACAACGCTGTCAACCAGTGTCCTGTCCACGTGGTGCAGCATGGGAAAGTGGTCCGCAAACAAAGTCGCAAGCTCagg GTTGGAGATGTCGTCtcagtgaaagaaaatgaatcttTTCCTTGTGACCTTATACTTCTCGCCTCGTCTCGAGATGACGGGACCTGCTTTGTTACAACAGCTAGTCTGGATGGGGAGAGCAGCCAcaag ACATACTATGCAGTTCAGGACACCAAAGCTTACAACACAGAAAAGGAGGTGGACTCCATTCACGCCACAATAGAATGTGAACAACCACAGCCAGACCTGTACAA ATTTGTGGGACGTATCAACATCTACATGGAGAACGAGCCAGTGGCCAG GCCTTTAGGATCAGAGAACCTGCTGCTCAGAGGGGCCACACTCAAGAACACAGAGTACATCTATG CGGTTGCCATCTACACTGGCATGGAAACCAAGATGGCTCTCAACTACCAGTCCAAGTCTCAGAAGCGCTCTGCAGTAGAAAA GTCAATGAATGCCTACCTGGTGGTCTACCTGTGCATTCTCATCAGCAAGGCCCTCATCAACACCGCCCTGAAGTACGTGTGGCAGGCCGATCCCAACAGAGACGAGCCGTGGTACAACGAGAGGACggacacagagaggcagaggcacATC GTGATCAGGGCGTTCACAGACTTCCTGGCTTTCATGGTTCTCTTCAACTACATCATCCCTGTTTCCATGTACGTCACCGTGGAGATGCAGAAGTTCCTGGGTTCCTATTTCATCATGTGGGACGACGAGATGTTTGATGAGGAGCTGGGGGAGCGAGCGGTGGTCAACACGTCAGACCTGAACGAGGAGCTGGGACAG GTGGAGTATGTGTTTACCGACAAGACTGGGACTCTGACAGAGAACAACATGGAGTTCATTGAGTGCTGTGTGGACGGACACGTTTATGTGCCTCATGCCATCTGTAATGGACAG GTGATGCCTGGTGCTGTTGGTATGGACATGATCGACACATCGCCAGGTCCCGGAGCCAGG GAGCATGAGGAGCTGTTTTTCCGGGCGCTGTGTTTGTGCCACACGGtgcaggtgaaggaggaggagacagtggATGGGATCAAGCATGGAATCCACCAGGGCAAGTCCACCTCCTTCTACATCTCCTCATCACCAGATGAGGTGGCGCTGGTGGAGGGAATGAAGAG GCTCGGTTTCACCTATCTGAGACTCAAAGACAGTCACATGGAGATCTTGAACAGGGAGGATGAGATTGAGAG GTTCGAGCTGCTGGAGGTTTTAACATTTGACTCAGTCAGACGGAGGATGAGCGTCATTGTCAGAGCTGGCACTG GTGAGCTCTATCTGTTCTGCAAAGGTGCGGACTCCTCCATCTTCCCTCGGGTTGTCTCAGGCAAGGTGGATCAGGTTAGAGCTCGGGTGGAGCGCAACGCAGTG GAGGGTCTGCGGACGCTTTGTGTTGCCTATAGGCCTTTGAGCCCTGAACAGTACCAGGAGCTTTGCCACTTGCTGAACGGGGCCAAGTTGGCGCTACAGGACCGTGACAAACGACTGGCTGAGGCCTATGACATGATAGAGAAAGACCTGATACTCCTGGGAGCCACCGCTGTGGAGGACAG GCTCCAGGAACAAGCAGCGGACACCATCGAGTCTCTCCACAAGGCCGGCATGAAGGTGTGGGTGCTGACAGGCGATAAGATGGAGACGGCGGCTGCAACCTGCTACGCAAGCAAGCTCTTCCATCGCAACACCCAGATCCTGGAGCTGACCACCAAGcgcacagaggagcagagcctGCATGACGTCCTGTTTGACCTGAGGAGGACGGTCCTGATGCAGCACGGAGGCATGACCAGGGACACTTTCTCTGG TTTATCAGGTGACTGTACTGACTTTGGTCTGATCATTGACGGGGCCACCCTCTCTGCGGTGATGAGGCCCAGCCAGGAGGACTCAAACTCAGGGAACTACAAAGAGATCTTCCTAGAAATTTGCCGCAACTGCAGCGCTGTGCTCTGCTGTCGAATGGCGCCGCTCCAGAAAGCACAG atcGTGAAGATGATCAAAACCTCTGAAGAGCATCCGATCACACTGGCGATTGGAGATGGAGCGAATGATGTCAGCATGATCCTGGAAGCCCATGTTGGCATTG GTATTATGGGTAAAGAAGGTCGTCAGGCTGTGAGGAATAGTGACTACGCCATTCCGAAGTTCAAACACCTCAAGAAGATGCTGCTTGTCCACGGACACTATTACTACATACGCATCTCCGAACTAGTGCAATACTTCTTCTACAAG AATGTCTGCTTCATCTTCCCCCAGTTCCTTTACCAGTTCTTCTGTGGCTTCTCACAACAg CCGCTGTATGATACAGCCTACTTGACTCTGTACAACATCAGCTTCACCTCGCTGCCCATTCTGCTCTACAGTCTCATAGAGCAGCACATTAACATAGAAATCCTGAAGAAGGACCCATCGCTGTATAG AGATATTGCTAAGAACTCTTTGCTGCGATGGCCCATCTTCATATATTGGACCATCCTGGGTGTATATGACGCCATAGTGATGTTCTTTGGTGCTTACTTTCTGTTTGACAACACCACCTTCACAAGCAACGGACAG ATGTTTGGAAACTGGACATTTGGCACGCTGGTCTTCACTGTACTCGTCTTCACTGTCACATTCAAG ttggCTCTAGATACTCATTACTGGACCTGGATCAACCACTTTGTCATCTGGGGCTCGCTGACCTTCTTCGTGgtcttctctctgctgtgggGAGGAATCATCTG gcccTTCCTCAACTACCAGAGGATGTACTATGTGTTCATGCAGATGCTGTCCAGTGGTCCGGCCTGGCTCAGTATCATCCTGCTGATAACAGCCAGTCTGTTGCCAGATGTGGTTAAGAAGGTGATCTGGAGGGCGCTGTGGCCCACCACTACTGAACGCATACAG AATGCTGATAAACTCTATAAGGGCCACCTGTCAGAGTTCACCCCCCTGGCGTCTCTCCACGCCCCACCCAAGGCTGGCGGCCACCGTCGAGGCTCGGGACAACAAAGGAGCGCTGCGCACCCTCGAAGGTCTGAAGCCTTTAACAAGAAAGTCATGTTCACACGCTGGCAAAGAAAGCCAGACTATAGCACCTTCACCCCACTCCTCCGATTCACAGACGGCTCCCGCCACATGATTCAGGGACATGGCTACGGCGAGGCGGGGCCTGAGACCTCAGTCTAA